In Sphaeramia orbicularis chromosome 15, fSphaOr1.1, whole genome shotgun sequence, a single genomic region encodes these proteins:
- the zmiz1a gene encoding zinc finger MIZ domain-containing protein 1a isoform X1: protein MNTLPSMDRHIQQTNDRLLCIKQHLQNPANFHSAATELLDWCGDPRAFQRPFEQSLMGCLTVVSRVAAQQGFDLDLGYRLLAVCAANRDKFTPKSAALLSSWCEELGRLLLLRHQKNRQNEPQGKVPMQPSMNSMKPSLTHSDGSFPYDSVPWQQNANQPPGSLSVVTTVWGVTNTTQSQVLGNPMANSNNPMNPGGNPMASGMSASGAGLNSPQFSAQQQQFPNKGGSNQPYMQQGMYGRPGYPGGPGGYSGSYSGGPNTAPGGMGMTSHTRPPGDFTQPAAAAAAAAVAAAAATATATATATVAALQETQNKDMNQYGQMCSSFQMGPTQAYNSQFMNQPGPRAPPGGMNPASMGSGMTNPNMSGPPMGMNQARTPGMGPFGAHGQRMPQQGYPGGPRQGMPMQGMKRPYPGDGSYGGQQYGPNSQFPPQQGQYPPSNTSRPLPSPNYPGQRMPGQQGQGQYPPGVPMGQYYKPEPFNGQNTNFSGGGYSYGQGTGPPRPGNYPHSPVPGNPTPPMTPGSSIPPYLSPNQDVKPPFPPDMKPNMTALPPPPSNPNEELRLTFPVRDGVVLEPFRLEHNLAVSNHVFHLRPSVHQTLMWRSDLELQFKCYHHEDRQMNTNWPASVQVSVNATPLTIERGDNKTSHKPLHLKHVCQPGRNTIQITVTACCCSHLFVLQLVHRPSVRSVLQGLLKKRLLPAEHCITKIKRNFSSVAASAGNTTLNGEDGVEQTAIKVSLKCPITFRRIQLPARGHDCKHVQCFDLESYLQLNCERGTWRCPVCNKTALLEGLEVDQYMWGILNAIQNSEFEEVTIDPTCSWRPVPIKSELHIKEDPDGPLAKRFKTMSPSQMTMPNVMEMIAQLGPGPGPGHGPGPGPSPYPPHPGQHGSGNGGEYPGAGNSYHGQGNFDFPHGNPSGGVGGGGGGPPLNDFMHGPQLSHPPDAPGGLLPQDKPLSHSMNDAISHPDQSHNSMQQSLHASPHPGSQTGPPLHHSGQSGPPLHHSGQSSQPPRQSQPQQQQPQQPGQNSHPHSDLNFNPSSDGQMGQGAQDMPEPSLDLLPELANPDELLSYLDPPDLPTNSNDDLLSLFENN, encoded by the exons CCCTGCTGTCGTCGTGGTGCGAGGAGCTGGGTCGTCTCCTCCTGCTGCGTCACCAGAAGAACAGGCAGAACGAACCGCAGGGGAAAGTTCCCATGCAGCCCAGCATGAACAGCATGAAGCCCAGCCTTACACACAG TGATGGATCTTTTCCCTACGACTCCGTACCCTGGCAACAGAACGCCAACCAGCCCCCCGGGTCCCTGTCTGTGGTTACAACAGTGTGGGGTGTCACCAATACTACACAGAGTCAG GTGCTGGGGAACCCAATGGCTAACAGCAACAATCCCATGAATCCAGGGGGTAACCCTATGGCGTCGGGTATGTCCGCCAGCGGAGCAGGACTCAACTCTCCTCAGTTCAGTgctcagcagcagcagtttcCAAACAAAGGAGGCTCCAACCAACCGTACATGCAGCAGGGCATGTACGGCAGGCCCGGCTACCCAGGAGGCCCTGGGGGATATAGTGGGAG TTATTCTGGAGGTCCAAACACTGCTCCAGGAGGTATGGGAATGACGTCCCACACACGACCTCCTGGTGACTTCACTCAACCGGCCGCTGCCGCCGCAGCTGCTGCTgtcgccgccgccgccgctaCAGCAACAGCCACAGCGACCGCCACCGTGGCAGCGCTGCAGGAGACCCAGAATAAAGATATGAATCAGTATGGACAG ATGTGTTCTTCGTTCCAAATGGGCCCCACTCAAGCCTACAACAGCCAATTCATGAACCAGCCAGGCCctagagccccccctggaggcATGAATCCAGCCAGCATGGGATCAGGCATGACCAATCCCAACATGAGTGGGCCTCCGATGGGCATGAACCAGGCTCGAACGCCGGGCATGGGGCCTTTTGGAGCGCACGGCCAAAGAATGCCTCAGCAGGGGTATCCTGGAGGACCTCGACAGGGCATGCCCATGCAGGGGATGAAGAGGCCGTATCCAGGGGAT GGGAGTTATGGCGGTCAGCAGTATGGGCCTAACAGTCAGTTCCCACCTCAGCAGGGACAGTACCCTCCATCCAACACCTCTAGGCCCCTGCCGTCTCCTAACTACCCCGGTCAGAGGATGCCAGGGCAGCAGGGCCAGGGCCAGTACCCCCCTGGTGTTCCAATGGGCCAGTACTACAAG CCTGAGCCCTTTAACGGTCAGAACACAAATTTCTCTGGAGGTGGATACTCTTATGGCCAAGGCACTGGG CCTCCCAGGCCTGGTAACTACCCCCACTCCCCCGTCCCTGGTAACCCCACGCCCCCGATGACTCCAGGAAGCAGTATACCTCCATACCTGTCGCCAAACCAGGATGTCAAGCCCCCATTCCCACCTGACATGAAACCAAATATGACAGCGCTTCCGCCCCCTCCAA GTAACCCTAATGAGGAGCTGCGACTGACATTCCCAGTCAGGGATGGAGTGGTGTTGGAGCCATTCCGCCTGGAGCACAACCTGGCTGTCAGTAACCACGTCTTCCACCTTCGACCCTCCGTCCATCAGACCCTCATGTGGAG gtCAGACTTGGAGCTGCAGTTTAAGTGCTACCACCAcgaggacagacagatgaacaccAACTGGCCCGCCTCGGTGCAGGTCAGCGTCAACGCCACGCCGCTCACCATCGAGAGGGGGGACAACAAAACCTCCCACAAACCCCTGCACCTCAAACACGTCTGCCAACCTGGGAGAAACACCATCCAGATTACTGTCACTGCCTGCTGTTGT TCCCACCTGTTCGTGCTGCAGCTGGTCCACAGGCCATCTGTGCGATCCGTCCTCCAGGGGCTCCTGAAGAAGAGGCTCCTGCCTGCAGAGCACTGCATCACCAAAA TTAAGAGGAATTTCAGCAGCGTAGCAGCGTCGGCAGGCAACACAACTCTGAATGGGGAGGACGGCGTGGAGCAGACAGCGATCAAAGTGTCATTGAAATGTCCCATTACCTTCAGACGCATCCAGCTACCAGCACGAGGGCATGACTGCAAACATGTCCAG TGTTTCGATCTGGAGTCATACCTACAGCTTAACTGTGAGAGGGGGACATGGCGATGTCCTGTATGCAA TAAAACAGCATTATTAGAAGGTCTGGAGGTGGACCAGTATATGTGGGGAATCCTTAATGCCATTCAGAA TTCAGAGTTCGAGGAGGTCACTATCGACCCCACGTGTAGCTGGAGACCGGTTCCCATTAAGTCTGAGTTACACATCAAAGAAGACCCCGATGGACCACTGGCCAAGCGCTTCAAGACCATGAGCCCCAGTCAGATGACTATGCCCAATGTGATGGAGATGATCGCCCAGCTAGGACCAGGACCGGGTCCCGGCCATGGCCCCGGACCAGGACCCAGCCCGTACCCGCCTCACCCTGGTCAACATGGCAGCGGCAATGGGGGCGAGTACCCAGGAGCAG gcaacagtTACCATGGACAGGGGAACTTCGACTTCCCCCACGGTAATCCATCCGGTGGtgtaggaggagggggaggagggccCCCTTTGAACGACTTCATGCACGGCCCCCAGCTCTCCCACCCCCCAGATGCACCCGGTGGTCTTCTACCCCAGGACAAGCCCCTCAGCCACAGCATGAACGACGCT ATATCCCATCCCGATCAGTCCCATAATTCCATGCAGCAGAGCTTGCATGCATCTCCTCACCCCGGTAGCCAAACAGGGCCGCCTTTGCATCACAGTGGCCAATCAGGGCCGCCCTTGCATCACAGTGGCCAATCATCGCAGCCGCCTCGCCAGTCGcagcctcagcagcagcagcctcagcagcctGGGCAGAACAGTCACCCCCACAGCGATCTGAACTTTAACCCCTCCTCAGATGGCCAGATGGGTCAGGGAGCCCAGGATATGCCTGAACCCTCCCTGGAT CTGCTACCAGAACTGGCCAACCCTGATGAGTTGCTGTCGTACCTGGACCCCCCGGACCTCCCCACCAACAGCAACGACGACCTCCTGTCGCTCTTCGAGAACAACTAG
- the zmiz1a gene encoding zinc finger MIZ domain-containing protein 1a isoform X3 produces MNTLPSMDRHIQQTNDRLLCIKQHLQNPANFHSAATELLDWCGDPRAFQRPFEQSLMGCLTVVSRVAAQQGFDLDLGYRLLAVCAANRDKFTPKSAALLSSWCEELGRLLLLRHQKNRQNEPQGKVPMQPSMNSMKPSLTHSDGSFPYDSVPWQQNANQPPGSLSVVTTVWGVTNTTQSQVLGNPMANSNNPMNPGGNPMASGMSASGAGLNSPQFSAQQQQFPNKGGSNQPYMQQGMYGRPGYPGGPGGYSGSYSGGPNTAPGGMGMTSHTRPPGDFTQPAAAAAAAAVAAAAATATATATATVAALQETQNKDMNQYGQMCSSFQMGPTQAYNSQFMNQPGPRAPPGGMNPASMGSGMTNPNMSGPPMGMNQARTPGMGPFGAHGQRMPQQGYPGGPRQGMPMQGMKRPYPGDGSYGGQQYGPNSQFPPQQGQYPPSNTSRPLPSPNYPGQRMPGQQGQGQYPPGVPMGQYYKPEPFNGQNTNFSGGGYSYGQGTGPPRPGNYPHSPVPGNPTPPMTPGSSIPPYLSPNQDVKPPFPPDMKPNMTALPPPPSNPNEELRLTFPVRDGVVLEPFRLEHNLAVSNHVFHLRPSVHQTLMWRSDLELQFKCYHHEDRQMNTNWPASVQVSVNATPLTIERGDNKTSHKPLHLKHVCQPGRNTIQITVTACCCSHLFVLQLVHRPSVRSVLQGLLKKRLLPAEHCITKIKRNFSSVAASAGNTTLNGEDGVEQTAIKVSLKCPITFRRIQLPARGHDCKHVQCFDLESYLQLNCERGTWRCPVCNKTALLEGLEVDQYMWGILNAIQNSEFEEVTIDPTCSWRPVPIKSELHIKEDPDGPLAKRFKTMSPSQMTMPNVMEMIAQLGPGPGPGHGPGPGPSPYPPHPGQHGSGNGGEYPGAGNSYHGQGNFDFPHGNPSGGVGGGGGGPPLNDFMHGPQLSHPPDAPGGLLPQDKPLSHSMNDALLPELANPDELLSYLDPPDLPTNSNDDLLSLFENN; encoded by the exons CCCTGCTGTCGTCGTGGTGCGAGGAGCTGGGTCGTCTCCTCCTGCTGCGTCACCAGAAGAACAGGCAGAACGAACCGCAGGGGAAAGTTCCCATGCAGCCCAGCATGAACAGCATGAAGCCCAGCCTTACACACAG TGATGGATCTTTTCCCTACGACTCCGTACCCTGGCAACAGAACGCCAACCAGCCCCCCGGGTCCCTGTCTGTGGTTACAACAGTGTGGGGTGTCACCAATACTACACAGAGTCAG GTGCTGGGGAACCCAATGGCTAACAGCAACAATCCCATGAATCCAGGGGGTAACCCTATGGCGTCGGGTATGTCCGCCAGCGGAGCAGGACTCAACTCTCCTCAGTTCAGTgctcagcagcagcagtttcCAAACAAAGGAGGCTCCAACCAACCGTACATGCAGCAGGGCATGTACGGCAGGCCCGGCTACCCAGGAGGCCCTGGGGGATATAGTGGGAG TTATTCTGGAGGTCCAAACACTGCTCCAGGAGGTATGGGAATGACGTCCCACACACGACCTCCTGGTGACTTCACTCAACCGGCCGCTGCCGCCGCAGCTGCTGCTgtcgccgccgccgccgctaCAGCAACAGCCACAGCGACCGCCACCGTGGCAGCGCTGCAGGAGACCCAGAATAAAGATATGAATCAGTATGGACAG ATGTGTTCTTCGTTCCAAATGGGCCCCACTCAAGCCTACAACAGCCAATTCATGAACCAGCCAGGCCctagagccccccctggaggcATGAATCCAGCCAGCATGGGATCAGGCATGACCAATCCCAACATGAGTGGGCCTCCGATGGGCATGAACCAGGCTCGAACGCCGGGCATGGGGCCTTTTGGAGCGCACGGCCAAAGAATGCCTCAGCAGGGGTATCCTGGAGGACCTCGACAGGGCATGCCCATGCAGGGGATGAAGAGGCCGTATCCAGGGGAT GGGAGTTATGGCGGTCAGCAGTATGGGCCTAACAGTCAGTTCCCACCTCAGCAGGGACAGTACCCTCCATCCAACACCTCTAGGCCCCTGCCGTCTCCTAACTACCCCGGTCAGAGGATGCCAGGGCAGCAGGGCCAGGGCCAGTACCCCCCTGGTGTTCCAATGGGCCAGTACTACAAG CCTGAGCCCTTTAACGGTCAGAACACAAATTTCTCTGGAGGTGGATACTCTTATGGCCAAGGCACTGGG CCTCCCAGGCCTGGTAACTACCCCCACTCCCCCGTCCCTGGTAACCCCACGCCCCCGATGACTCCAGGAAGCAGTATACCTCCATACCTGTCGCCAAACCAGGATGTCAAGCCCCCATTCCCACCTGACATGAAACCAAATATGACAGCGCTTCCGCCCCCTCCAA GTAACCCTAATGAGGAGCTGCGACTGACATTCCCAGTCAGGGATGGAGTGGTGTTGGAGCCATTCCGCCTGGAGCACAACCTGGCTGTCAGTAACCACGTCTTCCACCTTCGACCCTCCGTCCATCAGACCCTCATGTGGAG gtCAGACTTGGAGCTGCAGTTTAAGTGCTACCACCAcgaggacagacagatgaacaccAACTGGCCCGCCTCGGTGCAGGTCAGCGTCAACGCCACGCCGCTCACCATCGAGAGGGGGGACAACAAAACCTCCCACAAACCCCTGCACCTCAAACACGTCTGCCAACCTGGGAGAAACACCATCCAGATTACTGTCACTGCCTGCTGTTGT TCCCACCTGTTCGTGCTGCAGCTGGTCCACAGGCCATCTGTGCGATCCGTCCTCCAGGGGCTCCTGAAGAAGAGGCTCCTGCCTGCAGAGCACTGCATCACCAAAA TTAAGAGGAATTTCAGCAGCGTAGCAGCGTCGGCAGGCAACACAACTCTGAATGGGGAGGACGGCGTGGAGCAGACAGCGATCAAAGTGTCATTGAAATGTCCCATTACCTTCAGACGCATCCAGCTACCAGCACGAGGGCATGACTGCAAACATGTCCAG TGTTTCGATCTGGAGTCATACCTACAGCTTAACTGTGAGAGGGGGACATGGCGATGTCCTGTATGCAA TAAAACAGCATTATTAGAAGGTCTGGAGGTGGACCAGTATATGTGGGGAATCCTTAATGCCATTCAGAA TTCAGAGTTCGAGGAGGTCACTATCGACCCCACGTGTAGCTGGAGACCGGTTCCCATTAAGTCTGAGTTACACATCAAAGAAGACCCCGATGGACCACTGGCCAAGCGCTTCAAGACCATGAGCCCCAGTCAGATGACTATGCCCAATGTGATGGAGATGATCGCCCAGCTAGGACCAGGACCGGGTCCCGGCCATGGCCCCGGACCAGGACCCAGCCCGTACCCGCCTCACCCTGGTCAACATGGCAGCGGCAATGGGGGCGAGTACCCAGGAGCAG gcaacagtTACCATGGACAGGGGAACTTCGACTTCCCCCACGGTAATCCATCCGGTGGtgtaggaggagggggaggagggccCCCTTTGAACGACTTCATGCACGGCCCCCAGCTCTCCCACCCCCCAGATGCACCCGGTGGTCTTCTACCCCAGGACAAGCCCCTCAGCCACAGCATGAACGACGCT CTGCTACCAGAACTGGCCAACCCTGATGAGTTGCTGTCGTACCTGGACCCCCCGGACCTCCCCACCAACAGCAACGACGACCTCCTGTCGCTCTTCGAGAACAACTAG
- the zmiz1a gene encoding zinc finger MIZ domain-containing protein 1a isoform X2 — MLTRITLPRLKMCNLNPTETSTCRRCQSDSALLSSWCEELGRLLLLRHQKNRQNEPQGKVPMQPSMNSMKPSLTHSDGSFPYDSVPWQQNANQPPGSLSVVTTVWGVTNTTQSQVLGNPMANSNNPMNPGGNPMASGMSASGAGLNSPQFSAQQQQFPNKGGSNQPYMQQGMYGRPGYPGGPGGYSGSYSGGPNTAPGGMGMTSHTRPPGDFTQPAAAAAAAAVAAAAATATATATATVAALQETQNKDMNQYGQMCSSFQMGPTQAYNSQFMNQPGPRAPPGGMNPASMGSGMTNPNMSGPPMGMNQARTPGMGPFGAHGQRMPQQGYPGGPRQGMPMQGMKRPYPGDGSYGGQQYGPNSQFPPQQGQYPPSNTSRPLPSPNYPGQRMPGQQGQGQYPPGVPMGQYYKPEPFNGQNTNFSGGGYSYGQGTGPPRPGNYPHSPVPGNPTPPMTPGSSIPPYLSPNQDVKPPFPPDMKPNMTALPPPPSNPNEELRLTFPVRDGVVLEPFRLEHNLAVSNHVFHLRPSVHQTLMWRSDLELQFKCYHHEDRQMNTNWPASVQVSVNATPLTIERGDNKTSHKPLHLKHVCQPGRNTIQITVTACCCSHLFVLQLVHRPSVRSVLQGLLKKRLLPAEHCITKIKRNFSSVAASAGNTTLNGEDGVEQTAIKVSLKCPITFRRIQLPARGHDCKHVQCFDLESYLQLNCERGTWRCPVCNKTALLEGLEVDQYMWGILNAIQNSEFEEVTIDPTCSWRPVPIKSELHIKEDPDGPLAKRFKTMSPSQMTMPNVMEMIAQLGPGPGPGHGPGPGPSPYPPHPGQHGSGNGGEYPGAGNSYHGQGNFDFPHGNPSGGVGGGGGGPPLNDFMHGPQLSHPPDAPGGLLPQDKPLSHSMNDAISHPDQSHNSMQQSLHASPHPGSQTGPPLHHSGQSGPPLHHSGQSSQPPRQSQPQQQQPQQPGQNSHPHSDLNFNPSSDGQMGQGAQDMPEPSLDLLPELANPDELLSYLDPPDLPTNSNDDLLSLFENN; from the exons CCCTGCTGTCGTCGTGGTGCGAGGAGCTGGGTCGTCTCCTCCTGCTGCGTCACCAGAAGAACAGGCAGAACGAACCGCAGGGGAAAGTTCCCATGCAGCCCAGCATGAACAGCATGAAGCCCAGCCTTACACACAG TGATGGATCTTTTCCCTACGACTCCGTACCCTGGCAACAGAACGCCAACCAGCCCCCCGGGTCCCTGTCTGTGGTTACAACAGTGTGGGGTGTCACCAATACTACACAGAGTCAG GTGCTGGGGAACCCAATGGCTAACAGCAACAATCCCATGAATCCAGGGGGTAACCCTATGGCGTCGGGTATGTCCGCCAGCGGAGCAGGACTCAACTCTCCTCAGTTCAGTgctcagcagcagcagtttcCAAACAAAGGAGGCTCCAACCAACCGTACATGCAGCAGGGCATGTACGGCAGGCCCGGCTACCCAGGAGGCCCTGGGGGATATAGTGGGAG TTATTCTGGAGGTCCAAACACTGCTCCAGGAGGTATGGGAATGACGTCCCACACACGACCTCCTGGTGACTTCACTCAACCGGCCGCTGCCGCCGCAGCTGCTGCTgtcgccgccgccgccgctaCAGCAACAGCCACAGCGACCGCCACCGTGGCAGCGCTGCAGGAGACCCAGAATAAAGATATGAATCAGTATGGACAG ATGTGTTCTTCGTTCCAAATGGGCCCCACTCAAGCCTACAACAGCCAATTCATGAACCAGCCAGGCCctagagccccccctggaggcATGAATCCAGCCAGCATGGGATCAGGCATGACCAATCCCAACATGAGTGGGCCTCCGATGGGCATGAACCAGGCTCGAACGCCGGGCATGGGGCCTTTTGGAGCGCACGGCCAAAGAATGCCTCAGCAGGGGTATCCTGGAGGACCTCGACAGGGCATGCCCATGCAGGGGATGAAGAGGCCGTATCCAGGGGAT GGGAGTTATGGCGGTCAGCAGTATGGGCCTAACAGTCAGTTCCCACCTCAGCAGGGACAGTACCCTCCATCCAACACCTCTAGGCCCCTGCCGTCTCCTAACTACCCCGGTCAGAGGATGCCAGGGCAGCAGGGCCAGGGCCAGTACCCCCCTGGTGTTCCAATGGGCCAGTACTACAAG CCTGAGCCCTTTAACGGTCAGAACACAAATTTCTCTGGAGGTGGATACTCTTATGGCCAAGGCACTGGG CCTCCCAGGCCTGGTAACTACCCCCACTCCCCCGTCCCTGGTAACCCCACGCCCCCGATGACTCCAGGAAGCAGTATACCTCCATACCTGTCGCCAAACCAGGATGTCAAGCCCCCATTCCCACCTGACATGAAACCAAATATGACAGCGCTTCCGCCCCCTCCAA GTAACCCTAATGAGGAGCTGCGACTGACATTCCCAGTCAGGGATGGAGTGGTGTTGGAGCCATTCCGCCTGGAGCACAACCTGGCTGTCAGTAACCACGTCTTCCACCTTCGACCCTCCGTCCATCAGACCCTCATGTGGAG gtCAGACTTGGAGCTGCAGTTTAAGTGCTACCACCAcgaggacagacagatgaacaccAACTGGCCCGCCTCGGTGCAGGTCAGCGTCAACGCCACGCCGCTCACCATCGAGAGGGGGGACAACAAAACCTCCCACAAACCCCTGCACCTCAAACACGTCTGCCAACCTGGGAGAAACACCATCCAGATTACTGTCACTGCCTGCTGTTGT TCCCACCTGTTCGTGCTGCAGCTGGTCCACAGGCCATCTGTGCGATCCGTCCTCCAGGGGCTCCTGAAGAAGAGGCTCCTGCCTGCAGAGCACTGCATCACCAAAA TTAAGAGGAATTTCAGCAGCGTAGCAGCGTCGGCAGGCAACACAACTCTGAATGGGGAGGACGGCGTGGAGCAGACAGCGATCAAAGTGTCATTGAAATGTCCCATTACCTTCAGACGCATCCAGCTACCAGCACGAGGGCATGACTGCAAACATGTCCAG TGTTTCGATCTGGAGTCATACCTACAGCTTAACTGTGAGAGGGGGACATGGCGATGTCCTGTATGCAA TAAAACAGCATTATTAGAAGGTCTGGAGGTGGACCAGTATATGTGGGGAATCCTTAATGCCATTCAGAA TTCAGAGTTCGAGGAGGTCACTATCGACCCCACGTGTAGCTGGAGACCGGTTCCCATTAAGTCTGAGTTACACATCAAAGAAGACCCCGATGGACCACTGGCCAAGCGCTTCAAGACCATGAGCCCCAGTCAGATGACTATGCCCAATGTGATGGAGATGATCGCCCAGCTAGGACCAGGACCGGGTCCCGGCCATGGCCCCGGACCAGGACCCAGCCCGTACCCGCCTCACCCTGGTCAACATGGCAGCGGCAATGGGGGCGAGTACCCAGGAGCAG gcaacagtTACCATGGACAGGGGAACTTCGACTTCCCCCACGGTAATCCATCCGGTGGtgtaggaggagggggaggagggccCCCTTTGAACGACTTCATGCACGGCCCCCAGCTCTCCCACCCCCCAGATGCACCCGGTGGTCTTCTACCCCAGGACAAGCCCCTCAGCCACAGCATGAACGACGCT ATATCCCATCCCGATCAGTCCCATAATTCCATGCAGCAGAGCTTGCATGCATCTCCTCACCCCGGTAGCCAAACAGGGCCGCCTTTGCATCACAGTGGCCAATCAGGGCCGCCCTTGCATCACAGTGGCCAATCATCGCAGCCGCCTCGCCAGTCGcagcctcagcagcagcagcctcagcagcctGGGCAGAACAGTCACCCCCACAGCGATCTGAACTTTAACCCCTCCTCAGATGGCCAGATGGGTCAGGGAGCCCAGGATATGCCTGAACCCTCCCTGGAT CTGCTACCAGAACTGGCCAACCCTGATGAGTTGCTGTCGTACCTGGACCCCCCGGACCTCCCCACCAACAGCAACGACGACCTCCTGTCGCTCTTCGAGAACAACTAG